The proteins below come from a single Microcoleus sp. FACHB-68 genomic window:
- a CDS encoding TIGR02921 family PEP-CTERM protein → MKNRLDALFQVIFWLWNLTFLLLTYLGILPLIGLALVDATFTGLIPGEFILTLTALIAVPAACTVLGAWRFRKQPVQLMRLFYGVEAPLFALCLLRFFILRELTPASTLILGTVVVCVAAFLLELLYGYAERHPALAWTQLIAHSLMLIVGLYAGLLLLFYAVPAAPAVVFGVFGFLGELWRILTSEPLYFINYAFSSFLLLLLFGISCTLFLAMPSLLASSYIQSGIRILRAFASQNGRTRAFAGSLGVVTAWMILFISFQQQPQLQAFELLDKPAATDSARAELVAKSDTIRAGLLNAYLSSYRYLSTIQESNQIRVMYEDTFNTPQPVSQFLQDSYNRLMAPFLYNGSRKDIEKAEKLYADFFDQPIQKGEQKTVLHALKSTVNRDEAKAGLLNIGQKKVWLQTQEVTVKPHGDWADVELYEVYKNQTADVEEVLYYFSLPESAVITGVWLGDTNDRSKRFPFTVSPRGAAQKVYNQQVNRYRPVDPALLEQVGPRHYRLRAFPVPTPLRSWERDSKIQRPTEMNLWLTYQVMRQEKGWPLPVLGEKRNIFWTKDTERIRNGKTVTDFQDNWLEAYLPAEGEYKPATHQVNLPDGSRITAKPLVEKDYTLPIGKRFAVVLDSSRSMAAHTQQISETFNWLKARGFADNNFANNDADLYVTASTGKQPQRIDDLQKFDTGKMPFYGTLQLKEMLRQFVQLRGDTAYDGILVVTDEGSYELSDDSKEVPFMPAPAWMVHLGAMPPAYDDATLKAIQDSGGGVATNLPEVLERMATKAALGPSAVSVVDGYAWVMEKPASETAKPQPGNKDKVTPDNKAKATSNTGFEPLAARQLVLGLSKTIKGNEISQLDAIHAIAKNFKIVTPYSSMIVLVNDEQRKALKEAEADANRFERQVEDGKEQLGTPNNPLNASVPEPGTVIGLAAGTVMLIVARQRRRFKSRI, encoded by the coding sequence ATGAAAAACAGGCTTGATGCCTTATTCCAAGTCATTTTTTGGCTTTGGAATCTTACCTTTCTGTTGCTGACCTACCTAGGAATACTACCCTTAATAGGGCTGGCATTAGTCGATGCAACCTTCACTGGCTTGATTCCCGGTGAATTTATCCTCACCCTCACCGCTCTAATTGCCGTGCCGGCTGCCTGCACAGTCCTCGGAGCATGGCGTTTTCGCAAACAACCCGTACAGCTGATGCGTCTATTTTATGGCGTAGAAGCTCCCTTATTCGCCCTGTGCCTGCTCCGCTTCTTTATTTTGCGGGAACTCACCCCCGCCAGTACCTTAATTCTCGGCACCGTAGTTGTGTGTGTCGCAGCCTTTCTCCTCGAACTCCTCTATGGCTATGCTGAACGTCATCCAGCACTCGCTTGGACGCAACTGATCGCTCACAGCCTGATGCTGATAGTTGGCCTCTATGCCGGCCTTTTGCTGCTGTTTTATGCCGTGCCGGCAGCCCCCGCCGTCGTATTCGGTGTCTTCGGATTTTTAGGCGAACTTTGGCGAATACTGACTTCAGAACCCTTATATTTTATCAACTACGCCTTTAGCAGCTTTCTCCTGCTTCTCCTCTTTGGCATTAGTTGTACCCTATTTCTTGCCATGCCCTCATTATTGGCAAGTTCCTACATTCAATCTGGCATTCGCATTTTACGCGCCTTTGCCAGCCAAAATGGGCGAACCCGCGCTTTTGCCGGCTCTCTAGGAGTCGTCACAGCCTGGATGATCTTATTCATCTCATTTCAGCAACAGCCGCAATTACAGGCATTTGAACTACTAGATAAGCCGGCTGCGACTGATAGCGCTAGAGCAGAACTTGTCGCTAAATCCGATACCATTCGCGCCGGCTTACTCAACGCTTACTTGTCTTCCTACCGCTATCTCAGCACCATCCAAGAAAGTAACCAGATCCGGGTGATGTATGAAGATACTTTTAACACCCCTCAACCCGTCTCGCAATTTTTACAAGATAGCTACAATCGGCTGATGGCACCGTTTTTGTACAACGGCTCTCGTAAAGATATCGAAAAAGCTGAAAAACTCTACGCAGATTTTTTTGACCAACCCATTCAAAAAGGCGAACAAAAAACTGTTTTACACGCCTTAAAATCTACGGTGAATCGGGACGAAGCGAAAGCAGGATTGCTGAATATCGGTCAGAAAAAAGTGTGGCTGCAAACGCAAGAAGTCACCGTAAAACCTCACGGAGATTGGGCAGATGTAGAACTTTACGAAGTCTATAAAAACCAAACGGCAGATGTTGAAGAAGTTCTTTATTACTTCTCACTACCAGAAAGCGCCGTTATAACCGGCGTGTGGCTGGGTGATACAAATGATCGATCCAAGCGCTTCCCTTTCACCGTTTCACCTCGTGGTGCCGCTCAAAAAGTTTATAACCAACAGGTGAACCGCTACCGGCCTGTCGATCCAGCACTTCTCGAACAAGTAGGGCCACGTCATTACCGGCTACGAGCATTTCCAGTTCCCACTCCATTAAGAAGTTGGGAGCGGGACAGCAAAATCCAGCGTCCAACCGAAATGAATTTGTGGCTGACTTATCAAGTAATGCGACAAGAAAAGGGTTGGCCATTGCCGGTTTTAGGAGAAAAACGCAATATTTTTTGGACAAAAGACACCGAGCGCATCCGCAATGGAAAAACGGTTACAGATTTCCAAGATAACTGGTTAGAAGCTTATTTGCCGGCAGAGGGGGAATACAAGCCGGCAACCCATCAAGTGAATTTACCAGATGGCTCCCGCATTACCGCAAAGCCGTTAGTCGAAAAAGATTACACTTTGCCAATAGGCAAGCGCTTTGCAGTTGTTCTCGATAGTTCGCGCAGTATGGCGGCTCATACTCAGCAAATAAGCGAGACATTCAATTGGTTAAAAGCTCGCGGCTTTGCTGATAATAACTTTGCTAATAATGATGCTGATTTGTATGTCACTGCATCCACAGGTAAACAACCCCAGCGCATCGACGATCTGCAAAAATTTGATACGGGGAAGATGCCGTTTTATGGCACACTCCAACTGAAGGAAATGCTGCGGCAGTTTGTACAATTGCGAGGCGATACTGCCTACGATGGCATTTTAGTTGTGACGGATGAAGGCAGTTATGAATTGTCCGATGACAGTAAAGAAGTGCCTTTTATGCCGGCACCGGCATGGATGGTGCATTTAGGTGCAATGCCGCCGGCTTATGATGATGCCACCTTAAAAGCCATTCAAGATAGCGGTGGAGGCGTTGCAACCAACCTGCCAGAAGTCTTGGAACGAATGGCAACCAAGGCCGCTTTAGGGCCATCTGCGGTGAGTGTGGTGGATGGTTATGCCTGGGTTATGGAAAAGCCGGCGAGTGAAACCGCTAAGCCACAACCAGGAAATAAAGACAAGGTGACACCAGACAACAAAGCGAAGGCAACTTCTAACACCGGCTTTGAACCGTTAGCTGCACGGCAGTTAGTTTTAGGGTTGAGCAAGACGATCAAGGGAAACGAAATTTCTCAACTCGATGCGATTCATGCAATCGCTAAAAACTTCAAAATAGTCACTCCTTACTCATCGATGATTGTACTGGTCAACGATGAGCAACGCAAAGCGCTCAAAGAAGCGGAAGCCGATGCCAACCGTTTTGAACGGCAAGTGGAAGACGGCAAAGAGCAGTTAGGGACGCCAAACAATCCTTTAAACGCCAGTGTCCCTGAACCTGGAACAGTTATCGGTTTAGCTGCCGGCACAGTGATGTTGATTGTCGCGCGTCAACGACGCCGGTTCAAGTCACGGATATAA
- a CDS encoding TIGR02921 family PEP-CTERM protein, translating into MIKHWLNGLFIFISGFYILTLMYLPLAALFLAAFAGMMDVNGLELLITFSALIPLSIACIRQALRFQKQPLQVMRLFHGVAAPLYFLLYILCQFRHTPEITFILGTIMVCPLAFLLELLYGYAKPHRVLAWMQLIAHSLMLIVGLYAGLVLLFYAAPLAASEFSLFRISLREGWETAVLEPNSYGFYAFLVFGMVFSSGLRCLLVFPVFLLLPSSYIQSGYRVLRAFAGQHGKTRACAGALGVVTAWMILLISFQQQPQIQAFKFLDQPAATDSARAELVAKSDIIRAGLLNAYLSSYRYLSTIKENNHIREMYEDTLNTPEPLSQFLQDSYNRLMSPFLYNGSRKDIEKAEKLYAHFFDKPIQKGEQKAVLHALPSTWYPGKAKAGLLNIGQKKVWLQTQQVTVEPHGDWADVELYERYKNETNETTDMEEVLYYFSLPESAVLTGVWLRNTNDRDKRFPFNVSPRGAAQKVYNQQVERRYGRSVDQLERARTADPALLEQVGPRHYRLRVFLIPRSRRMNLWLTYQVMRQEKGWPLPVLGEKRNIFWTKDTQRIRNGQAVKDFPDNWLEAYLPAEGQYKPTSHQVNLPDGSRITAKPLAEKDYTLPIGKRFAVVLDSSRSMAAHTQQISETFNWLKARGFADNNFANNDADLYVTASTGKQPQRIDDLQKFDAGKMPFYGTLQLKEMLRQFVQLRGDTAYDGILVVTDEGSYELSDDSKEVPMMPAPAWIVHLGAMPPAYDDATLKAIQDSGGGVATNLPEVLERMATKAALGPSAVSVVDGYAWVMEKPVSETAKAQPGNKDKVTPENKAKATSNTGFEPLAARQFVLGLSKTIKGNEISQLDAIHAIAKNFKIVTPYSSMIVLVNDEQHKALKEAEADANRFERQVEDGKDLSQRRNR; encoded by the coding sequence ATGATAAAACATTGGCTTAATGGCTTATTTATATTCATTTCTGGCTTTTATATTCTCACGCTAATGTACCTGCCCTTAGCGGCACTTTTCTTAGCAGCCTTCGCCGGCATGATGGACGTGAACGGACTTGAACTTCTCATTACCTTCTCCGCTCTAATTCCACTGTCAATAGCCTGTATACGTCAGGCATTGCGTTTTCAAAAACAACCCCTACAGGTAATGCGTCTATTTCATGGCGTAGCGGCTCCTCTATATTTCCTGTTATATATCCTGTGCCAGTTCCGCCACACGCCTGAAATTACATTCATTCTCGGCACCATCATGGTGTGTCCCCTAGCCTTTCTCCTCGAACTCCTCTATGGCTATGCTAAACCTCATCGAGTGCTTGCGTGGATGCAACTGATCGCTCACAGTCTTATGCTGATAGTCGGCTTGTACGCTGGGCTTGTACTACTGTTTTACGCTGCGCCGTTAGCCGCTTCCGAGTTCAGCTTATTCCGCATCTCCTTACGCGAAGGTTGGGAGACAGCGGTTTTAGAACCAAACAGCTATGGGTTTTACGCGTTTCTCGTCTTCGGCATGGTTTTCTCCTCTGGCTTGCGTTGTCTGCTAGTTTTTCCTGTGTTTTTATTATTGCCAAGTTCCTACATTCAATCTGGCTATCGCGTTTTACGTGCCTTTGCCGGCCAACATGGGAAAACCCGTGCGTGTGCCGGCGCTCTCGGTGTCGTTACAGCTTGGATGATCTTATTGATTTCATTTCAACAACAGCCGCAAATACAAGCATTTAAATTCCTAGATCAGCCGGCTGCTACTGATAGCGCTAGAGCAGAACTTGTCGCTAAGTCCGATATCATTCGCGCCGGCTTACTCAACGCCTACTTGTCTTCCTATCGCTATCTCAGCACCATCAAAGAAAATAACCATATTCGGGAGATGTATGAAGATACTTTGAACACCCCCGAACCCCTCTCCCAATTTTTACAAGATAGCTACAATCGGCTGATGTCACCGTTTTTATACAACGGTTCTCGCAAAGATATCGAAAAAGCCGAAAAACTCTACGCTCATTTTTTTGACAAACCCATTCAAAAAGGCGAACAAAAAGCAGTTCTCCACGCTTTACCATCTACCTGGTATCCCGGCAAAGCAAAAGCAGGACTGCTGAATATTGGTCAGAAAAAAGTGTGGCTACAAACGCAACAAGTTACCGTAGAACCTCACGGAGATTGGGCAGATGTGGAGCTGTACGAACGCTATAAAAACGAAACGAACGAAACGACTGATATGGAAGAAGTCCTTTATTACTTTTCCCTACCAGAAAGTGCTGTTCTAACGGGCGTGTGGCTGCGTAACACCAATGATCGAGACAAGCGTTTCCCCTTCAACGTTTCACCTCGTGGTGCTGCTCAAAAAGTTTATAACCAACAGGTGGAGCGTCGGTATGGTCGGTCTGTCGATCAGCTGGAACGTGCTCGGACTGCCGATCCAGCACTCCTCGAACAAGTGGGGCCACGCCATTACCGCCTGAGAGTATTTCTGATTCCCAGATCGCGGCGGATGAATTTGTGGCTGACTTATCAAGTAATGCGACAAGAAAAGGGTTGGCCATTGCCGGTTTTAGGAGAAAAACGCAACATCTTTTGGACAAAAGATACTCAGCGCATCCGCAACGGACAAGCCGTTAAAGATTTCCCAGATAATTGGTTAGAAGCTTATTTGCCGGCAGAAGGACAATACAAGCCGACATCCCATCAAGTGAATTTACCAGATGGCTCCCGCATTACAGCAAAGCCGTTAGCAGAAAAAGATTACACTTTGCCAATAGGCAAGCGCTTTGCAGTTGTTCTCGATAGTTCGCGCAGTATGGCTGCTCATACTCAGCAAATAAGCGAGACATTCAATTGGTTAAAAGCTCGCGGCTTTGCTGATAATAACTTTGCCAATAATGATGCTGATTTGTATGTCACTGCATCCACAGGTAAACAACCCCAGCGCATCGACGATCTGCAAAAATTTGATGCAGGGAAAATGCCGTTTTATGGCACACTCCAACTGAAGGAAATGCTGCGGCAATTTGTACAGTTGCGAGGCGATACTGCCTACGATGGCATTTTAGTTGTGACGGATGAAGGCAGTTATGAATTGTCCGATGACAGTAAAGAAGTGCCGATGATGCCGGCACCGGCATGGATAGTGCATTTAGGTGCAATGCCGCCGGCTTATGATGATGCCACCTTAAAAGCCATTCAAGATAGCGGTGGAGGCGTTGCAACCAACCTGCCAGAAGTCTTGGAACGAATGGCAACCAAAGCCGCTTTAGGGCCATCTGCGGTGAGTGTGGTGGATGGATATGCTTGGGTTATGGAGAAGCCGGTGAGTGAAACCGCTAAGGCACAACCTGGTAACAAAGACAAGGTGACACCAGAAAACAAAGCTAAGGCAACTTCTAACACCGGCTTTGAACCGTTAGCTGCGCGGCAGTTCGTTTTAGGGTTGAGCAAGACGATCAAGGGCAATGAAATTTCTCAACTTGATGCGATTCATGCAATCGCTAAAAACTTCAAAATAGTCACTCCCTACTCGTCGATGATTGTACTGGTCAACGATGAGCAACACAAAGCGCTCAAAGAAGCGGAAGCGGATGCCAACCGTTTTGAACGGCAAGTGGAAGATGGCAAAGATCTCTCTCAGCGACGCAATCGTTAA
- the queF gene encoding preQ(1) synthase, with translation MSHSLTQQDLSPEASTGTQTPEMKYGERNIAEGNLIVFPNPRVGRRYNINITLPEFTCKCPFSGYPDFATIHITYVPDQSVVELKAIKLYINSYRDRYISHEESVNQILDDFVAACDPLEVTIKGDFSPRGNVHTVIEVHHQKPTKA, from the coding sequence ATGAGCCATTCCCTAACCCAGCAAGATTTATCGCCGGAAGCTAGCACCGGCACTCAAACTCCCGAAATGAAGTACGGCGAACGCAATATTGCGGAGGGAAACCTGATTGTCTTCCCCAATCCGCGAGTGGGACGCCGGTACAACATCAACATTACTTTGCCAGAGTTTACCTGCAAATGTCCGTTTTCTGGCTATCCAGACTTTGCCACGATTCACATCACTTATGTGCCCGATCAATCTGTAGTGGAACTCAAAGCGATCAAGCTGTATATCAACAGTTACCGTGATCGCTACATCTCCCACGAAGAATCGGTGAATCAAATCTTGGATGATTTCGTTGCCGCTTGCGATCCGCTTGAGGTCACAATTAAGGGAGATTTTTCACCTCGCGGCAACGTTCATACAGTCATAGAAGTTCACCATCAGAAGCCGACTAAGGCATAA
- a CDS encoding cytochrome c biogenesis protein ResB → MTAGPTDSFLTKILHWGTLPTRFFRKEVLPLIADLRLAILLLLAIAAFSISGTVIEQGQSLAFYQANYPEDPALFGFLSWKVLLAFGLDHVYRTWWFLSILILFGSSLTACTFTRQFPALTAARRWKFYDLPRQFEKLALSAQIDTAVEMRNTASLNSLEQLLQSRRYRVFREGETLYARKGLVGRIGPIVVHASMLIILAGSILGAMTGFMAQELVPSGNSFHINNIVDAGPWAAPQIPKDWSVRVNRFWIDYTPDGNIDQFYSDLSVLDRQEQEVDRQTIHVNKPLRYKGVTMYQTDWGIAGIQVQVNKSPILQLPMAQLDSKGQGRIWGTWIPTKPDFSEGVSLLARDLQGTLLIYDAKGQLSTTLRAGMATEINGVTLKIVQVIGSTGLQIKADPGIPLVYTGFGLLMLGVMMSYVSHSQVWALQKDGQLYVGGRTNRAQVAFEREVVEVLDRLSATEETRAVVAA, encoded by the coding sequence GTGACGGCAGGACCGACAGATTCATTTTTAACAAAAATATTGCATTGGGGCACACTGCCAACGCGTTTTTTCCGGAAAGAGGTGTTGCCTCTGATAGCTGATTTGCGGCTGGCAATTCTATTGCTGTTAGCGATCGCCGCTTTTAGCATCTCCGGCACCGTCATTGAGCAAGGTCAATCACTGGCGTTTTATCAAGCCAATTATCCCGAAGATCCCGCCCTGTTTGGCTTCCTAAGTTGGAAGGTGCTACTCGCTTTTGGACTCGATCACGTTTATCGTACTTGGTGGTTTTTGTCAATTCTGATTTTATTTGGGTCGAGCTTAACCGCCTGCACCTTCACCCGCCAATTTCCCGCCCTAACCGCAGCCCGCCGGTGGAAATTCTACGATCTGCCTCGTCAGTTTGAAAAATTAGCCCTCAGTGCTCAAATTGACACGGCTGTGGAAATGCGAAATACCGCGTCTCTCAATTCCTTAGAACAATTGTTGCAAAGCCGGCGCTATCGGGTGTTTCGGGAAGGCGAAACGCTTTATGCCCGTAAAGGATTAGTTGGACGTATTGGCCCGATTGTCGTCCATGCCAGTATGCTGATCATTCTCGCCGGCTCGATTTTGGGCGCGATGACCGGCTTCATGGCTCAAGAACTCGTCCCCAGCGGCAATAGCTTTCACATTAATAATATTGTTGATGCCGGCCCTTGGGCAGCGCCGCAAATTCCGAAAGATTGGTCAGTACGAGTCAATCGTTTCTGGATTGACTACACACCTGATGGCAACATCGACCAATTTTACTCGGATCTCTCAGTCTTAGACCGGCAGGAACAGGAAGTTGACCGCCAAACGATTCACGTCAACAAACCTTTGCGGTACAAAGGCGTGACAATGTACCAAACCGATTGGGGAATTGCCGGCATTCAAGTACAAGTCAACAAAAGCCCAATCTTGCAATTACCAATGGCTCAACTCGATTCCAAAGGGCAAGGGCGCATCTGGGGAACCTGGATTCCCACCAAGCCAGATTTCAGTGAAGGCGTCTCCCTGTTAGCGAGAGACTTGCAAGGAACACTGCTGATTTACGACGCCAAAGGTCAACTCAGCACCACACTTCGCGCCGGCATGGCAACAGAAATCAATGGTGTTACCCTGAAAATCGTTCAAGTCATCGGCAGCACCGGCTTGCAAATTAAAGCCGATCCAGGCATCCCTCTCGTCTACACCGGCTTCGGTTTACTCATGCTGGGTGTGATGATGAGTTACGTCTCCCACTCCCAAGTTTGGGCGCTGCAAAAAGACGGTCAACTTTACGTGGGCGGCAGAACCAACCGCGCTCAAGTTGCGTTTGAACGCGAAGTGGTGGAAGTTTTAGACCGACTTTCGGCAACCGAGGAAACCCGCGCAGTTGTTGCAGCTTAA
- the nrtS gene encoding nitrate/nitrite transporter NrtS, whose amino-acid sequence MESVKEYLSSLTDSELRPTALRVALVVGSILFTINHGWALTQGQMSRDRWMAASMTYIVPYMVNVHGQYISRTRR is encoded by the coding sequence ATGGAATCTGTCAAAGAGTATTTGTCGAGTCTGACTGATAGCGAATTGAGGCCCACTGCATTACGCGTGGCTTTAGTGGTGGGTTCGATTTTGTTTACCATCAATCACGGTTGGGCGCTCACACAGGGTCAAATGAGCCGAGATCGCTGGATGGCTGCTTCGATGACTTACATCGTTCCCTACATGGTCAATGTCCACGGCCAGTATATCAGTCGCACTCGCCGGTAA
- a CDS encoding cytochrome c biogenesis protein CcdA, whose protein sequence is MIETLQTQLYQLQQLADQLVSTQLTHLSWMSVGIIFIAGLLTSLTPCMLSMLPITIGYIGGYEAKSRIQAAAQSTWFSLGLATTLAALGILAAIAGQVYGQVGIGLPIIVSIIAIIMGLNLLEALPLQLPSFGGMEWISKDLPEGVRSYLIGLTFGIVASPCSTPVLATLLAWISTTKDPILGSVLLLFYTAGYVAPLILAGTFTASIKKLLELRRWSAWITPVSGALLVGFGVFSLLFRLVPAA, encoded by the coding sequence ATGATAGAAACACTTCAAACCCAGCTATATCAACTCCAGCAACTCGCAGATCAACTTGTCTCTACCCAGCTAACCCACCTTAGCTGGATGAGTGTCGGCATCATCTTCATCGCCGGCTTGCTCACTAGCCTCACCCCTTGTATGCTCTCCATGTTGCCGATTACAATCGGCTACATCGGCGGATACGAAGCCAAAAGCCGTATCCAAGCTGCTGCACAATCAACTTGGTTTTCCCTCGGACTTGCTACGACGCTTGCCGCTTTGGGAATCCTCGCCGCAATTGCCGGCCAAGTTTATGGTCAAGTTGGTATTGGCTTACCCATTATTGTTAGCATCATCGCTATCATCATGGGGCTAAACTTACTCGAAGCATTACCTCTACAATTACCCTCCTTTGGCGGCATGGAGTGGATTTCTAAAGATTTACCAGAAGGCGTGAGATCCTATCTAATCGGACTTACCTTTGGTATCGTTGCTTCCCCTTGTAGTACGCCGGTTCTTGCAACATTACTCGCCTGGATTTCCACCACAAAAGATCCGATTTTAGGCAGTGTTTTACTGCTTTTCTACACAGCAGGCTACGTTGCTCCCTTGATATTAGCCGGCACCTTCACGGCGAGTATTAAAAAACTTCTAGAATTGCGCCGATGGTCTGCTTGGATTACACCCGTTAGCGGTGCGTTATTAGTCGGATTCGGCGTATTTTCCTTACTATTTCGTTTAGTGCCGGCAGCCTGA
- a CDS encoding Uma2 family endonuclease, with protein sequence MVQEVQVPAQPEIIYPDSDGKPMADNTKQYRWIVTIQGGIDALFKDDANVFTAGDLLWYPVEGNNTICTAPDVMVVFGRPKGDRGSYKQWLEDNLAPQVVFEILSPSNTIKEMAKKQEFYNQYQVEEYYLYDPEKVDLCGWVRRENQLEVIEEIIGWVSPRLGVKFEISEGDLQIYRPDGERFSSYVELMRKKEQEQQRADQAEALLEEERRRREVLEARLREMGIDPQQL encoded by the coding sequence ATGGTACAAGAGGTGCAAGTGCCGGCACAACCAGAGATTATCTACCCAGACAGCGACGGGAAACCAATGGCAGACAATACGAAGCAATACCGATGGATTGTGACAATTCAAGGGGGAATCGACGCACTTTTCAAAGATGATGCGAATGTATTTACTGCCGGCGATTTGCTGTGGTATCCAGTAGAAGGAAATAACACGATTTGCACCGCCCCCGATGTGATGGTGGTATTTGGTCGGCCCAAAGGAGATAGAGGCTCTTATAAGCAGTGGCTGGAAGATAATCTCGCGCCGCAAGTCGTGTTTGAGATATTGTCTCCGAGTAACACTATCAAAGAAATGGCAAAAAAACAGGAGTTCTATAACCAATACCAAGTTGAGGAATATTATTTGTATGATCCTGAGAAAGTCGATTTATGCGGCTGGGTGCGAAGGGAAAATCAGTTAGAAGTGATTGAGGAAATAATCGGATGGGTGAGTCCGAGGTTAGGGGTAAAATTTGAGATTTCTGAGGGAGATTTACAGATTTACCGGCCTGATGGTGAGCGGTTTTCTTCTTACGTTGAATTGATGCGAAAAAAAGAGCAGGAACAACAACGAGCTGATCAGGCAGAGGCGTTATTAGAGGAGGAACGCCGACGCCGAGAAGTTCTTGAAGCTCGACTGCGAGAAATGGGAATTGATCCACAGCAGTTATGA
- a CDS encoding FtsW/RodA/SpoVE family cell cycle protein has protein sequence MDISRLIPIFDPSVQEWAWEARLLRWLTFLWLFVGLVVLFSASYPSAYDDYGDGLYYFKRQLVAVVVGLIGFNILVHSPLRYVFGIANWLVILLLGLIWLTLVPGLGNTVNGATRWLAIGPVPVQPSEFMKPFLVLQSARIFGQWKRLSKGVRMTWLGIFATVLLGILMQPNLSTTALCGMTLWLIALAAGIPTPQLGGTALAGLMLATLSITIKEYQRRRIMSFLNPWGDAMGDGYQLSQSLLAVGSGGPWGTGYGLSQQKLFYLPIQYSDFIFSVFAEEFGLIGCLLLLLLLVAFGTLALRVAFKASNIMHQLVAIGTMVLLVGQSLLNIGVATGALPTTGLPLPMFSYGGSSMVASLLIAGLLVRVARESSGAEVLSLEERRTRRRRLR, from the coding sequence GTGGATATAAGCCGCTTGATTCCCATTTTCGATCCCTCCGTGCAGGAATGGGCTTGGGAAGCCCGTTTGCTGCGGTGGTTAACATTCCTGTGGTTGTTCGTGGGGTTAGTGGTGCTGTTCTCCGCGTCCTACCCCAGTGCTTATGATGATTATGGGGATGGGCTGTACTACTTTAAAAGACAGCTCGTTGCAGTTGTAGTGGGCTTAATTGGCTTCAACATCCTGGTACACTCTCCCCTGCGTTACGTTTTCGGGATAGCCAACTGGTTAGTTATCCTGCTATTGGGGTTGATTTGGTTGACATTGGTGCCTGGACTAGGAAATACCGTTAATGGTGCAACCCGCTGGCTTGCCATCGGGCCGGTGCCGGTTCAACCCTCGGAATTTATGAAACCTTTCCTAGTGCTGCAAAGCGCCCGCATTTTTGGTCAGTGGAAAAGGCTATCCAAGGGCGTTCGCATGACGTGGTTGGGAATTTTTGCCACGGTACTCTTAGGCATTTTAATGCAGCCAAACTTGAGTACAACCGCACTATGCGGCATGACTTTGTGGTTAATCGCCCTGGCTGCCGGCATCCCCACCCCTCAACTGGGGGGAACTGCGCTTGCAGGGCTAATGCTGGCTACTTTAAGTATCACTATAAAAGAATATCAGCGCCGGCGGATCATGTCGTTCCTCAATCCTTGGGGCGATGCGATGGGGGATGGCTACCAACTCAGCCAAAGTTTGCTGGCAGTCGGTTCTGGTGGCCCTTGGGGAACCGGCTATGGACTGTCTCAACAAAAGCTATTTTATCTGCCCATTCAGTACAGCGATTTTATCTTTTCCGTCTTTGCCGAAGAGTTTGGCCTAATTGGTTGCTTACTGCTGTTGCTGTTGCTGGTAGCCTTCGGGACACTAGCCCTGAGAGTGGCTTTCAAAGCTAGCAATATTATGCATCAGCTTGTTGCGATTGGCACGATGGTGCTGCTGGTGGGGCAATCTCTCCTAAATATAGGCGTTGCCACCGGCGCTTTACCGACCACCGGCTTACCGCTACCGATGTTCAGTTATGGTGGCAGTTCGATGGTTGCGAGTTTGCTCATTGCCGGCTTGTTGGTGCGCGTAGCGCGAGAAAGTAGTGGTGCCGAGGTACTGTCTTTAGAAGAACGCCGTACTCGCCGTCGCCGGCTGCGTTAG
- a CDS encoding phycobilisome linker polypeptide: MRMFKVTACVPSQTRIRTQRELQNTYFTKLVPYDNWFREQQRIMKMGGKIIKVQLATGKPGTNAGLL; encoded by the coding sequence ATGAGAATGTTCAAAGTTACAGCCTGCGTTCCCAGCCAGACTCGTATCCGCACTCAGCGGGAATTGCAAAACACCTACTTTACGAAGCTAGTTCCCTACGATAACTGGTTTCGTGAACAGCAACGCATCATGAAAATGGGTGGCAAAATCATCAAAGTTCAGTTGGCAACCGGCAAACCAGGCACAAACGCCGGCTTACTCTAA